Proteins encoded within one genomic window of Humulus lupulus chromosome 1, drHumLupu1.1, whole genome shotgun sequence:
- the LOC133813883 gene encoding uncharacterized protein LOC133813883, with the protein MYQEIYQHHLGAVQNKAFEELKAYLSTLPILSSPVPNEDLFLYLSVSHFAVSSVLFREDEGRQKPVFYCSKMLLDTKTHYNMMEKLVLTLITTKKKLRQYFEGHTIIVYTDYPLNQILNKLDLSGRLSKWAIELGTYDIRFLPRKSKKGQVLADFLVEIQSFTPETLPELLESKAEWMWMMHTDGASNSQGAGIGVVLEAPSGLKIEEAIRLEQFSANNEAEYEALIYSLELARDMGIGQLRVRVDSKLMIEQVVGNFDAKAPHLTSLLEKVSELKSQFHQFEFVQIPREQNQKVDALAKLAFVGECSTHSAISTSHSPGAFKIFSISSELECWMDPIIRYLTKSELPADAKDTKLLHLKAQRYSIIHGTLYCKSFNGPYLRCLRPLEAKNLLEEIHEGACGNHTGG; encoded by the coding sequence ATGTATCAGGAAATCTACCAACACCACCTGGGGGCAGTACAAAATAAAGCATTCGAAGAATTGAAAGCCTATCTGAGCACACTTCCCATATTAAGCTCTCCTGTCCCCAACGAAGATCTCTTCCTTTACCTGTCTGTTTCGCACTTTGCCGTGAGTTCTGTGCTCTTTCGAGAAGACGAAGGACGACAGAAGCCAGTGTTCTACTGTAGTAAGATGCTACTAGACACTAAAACACACTACaacatgatggaaaaattggtCCTCACGCTAATTACAACAAAGAAGAAGTTGCGACAGTATTTTGAAGGCCATACCATCATTGTATACACGGACTACCCACTAAATCAGATCTtgaacaaactcgatctctctggTAGATTATCCAAATGGGCAATTGAACTCGGGACATATGATATACGGTTCTTGCCACGAAAATCAAAGAAAGGCCAAGTTCTAGCTGATTTCCTAGTTGAGATACAATCTTTTACACCAGAGACCTTACCTGAACTGCTGGAATCAAAAGCTGAGTGGATGTGGATGATGCACACAGACGGAGCCTCCAATTCTCAAGGAGCTGGGATTGGCGTCGTATTGGAGGCACCCTCTGGACTGAAAATTGAGGAAGCCATACGGTTGGAGCAATTTTCCgcaaataatgaagccgagtacgaggctctaatTTACAGTCTAGAATTAGCGCGAGACATGGGCATTGGACAACTAAGAGTCAGAGTAGACTCAAAGCTAATGATAGAGCAAGTGGTTGGAAATTTCGATGCTAAGGCACCCCACTTGACCAGCCTATTGGAGAAAGTATCTGAATTGAAGTCACAATTCCATCAATTTGAGTTCGTGCAAATACCAAGGGAACAAAATCAGAAGGTCGATGCCCTCGCCAAGCTAGCCTTTGTGGGAGAATGTTCTACGCACTCCGCAATTTCCACAAGCCACTCACCAGGAGCTTTTAAAATTTTCTCAATCTCGTCAGAACTAGAATGTTGGATGGATCCAATCATCCGTTACTTGACCAAGTCCGAATTGCCAGCCGATGCAAAAGACACGAAGCTTCTGCACCTTAAAGCTCAACGCTACTCCATCATTCATGGAACGTTGTACTGCAAATCCTTTAACGGCCCCTATCTTCGATGTTTACGTCCCTTAGAAGCTAAAAATTTATTAGAGGAGATCCACGAAGGAGCATGTGGGAACCACACAGGGGGATGA
- the LOC133823575 gene encoding uncharacterized protein LOC133823575: MIDSNPGQMWLLPYHKGKHWMLIIIDFDHQLCYFLDSLHNFPPDEIKSLISRVFQHLRTNNAKTKEVAWRTVKCPRQPLQSVQCGFYVMRMMKDFVTNEFSMRWLTSNCGGKNYYTKDEINEVREEWAQCVMDLMSTT, from the exons ATGATTGATTCAAATCCGGGTCAGATGTGGTTGTTGCCATATCATAAGGG aaagcattggatgcttataataattgattttgaTCACCAATTGTGCTATTTCTTGGATTCTCTTCACAATTTTCCACCAGATGAAATCAAATCTCTCATTTCTCG tgtCTTTCAACATTTACGCACAAATAATGCAAAAACTAAGGAAGTCGCGTGGAGAACAGTTAAGTGTCCTCgtcaaccattacaatcagtacaatgtgggttctatgttatgaggatgatgaaggacttcgtgacaaatgagttttcaatgcgatggctaactagtaat tgtggcgGGAAGAACTATTACACAAAAGATGAGATCAATGAAGTACGTGAAGAATGGGCACAATgcgtcatggatttgatgagtacTACATAG